The following proteins are encoded in a genomic region of Solea senegalensis isolate Sse05_10M linkage group LG5, IFAPA_SoseM_1, whole genome shotgun sequence:
- the mtrfr gene encoding mitochondrial translation release factor in rescue has product MSRIFTSFRFVFHESWPLALRNGSCPSRSPLLRAPPAGLTYVCAAGKKDLLDLPVLNEDEFEEQFVRGSGPGGQATNKTSNCVVLKHIPTGIVVKCHQTRSVEINRKRAREIMREKLDVADKGELSEVLLKKKESVLRKQDKKKKAHENLERKKQFKEALVADSRHGNDTV; this is encoded by the exons ATGTCACGGATTTTCACGTCCTTCAGATTTGTGTTTCATGAATCCTGGCCGCTCGCGTTGAGGAATGGTAGCTGTCCCAGTAGGTCTCCCCTTCtcagagcgccccctgctggactgACCTATGTTTGTGCGGCCGGTAAAAAGGACTTGTTGGACCTTCCTGTCCTAAATGAGGACGAGTTCGAGGAGCAGTTTGTGAGAGGATCTGGACCTGGGGGTCAGGCCACCAACAAAACCAGCAACTGTGTGGTGCTCAAGCACATCCCCACTGGGATAGTAGTGAAG TGCCATCAAACCAGATCTGTGGAGATAAATCGAAAGCGTGCCCGAGAAATTATGAGAGAGAAACTTGATGTTGCAGATAAAGGAGAACTCAGTGAAGTTCTCTTAAAGAAGAAGGAGTCTGTGCTGAGGAAAcaagataagaagaagaaagcacACGAGAAtctggagagaaagaaacagttTAAAGAAGCATTGGTTGCAGACTCCAGACATGGGAATGACACCgtttaa